In a single window of the Zonotrichia albicollis isolate bZonAlb1 chromosome 23, bZonAlb1.hap1, whole genome shotgun sequence genome:
- the EPOP gene encoding elongin BC and Polycomb repressive complex 2-associated protein, with translation MFLTCEGTLGIVPATMDYNVQARPGHFHAGYQQIEGINLGYLQINGTQMFALAQVLSDLFKDIPRTTISKKMETLKIKSRRCDLAELRTLKAINSVPTRAVKCSLISKADLEALCTSCKSLRWRKRRRKSRRREQLLLPGPGEFFPCPRPPPCRAGGCCGAPGRAVPPPGPQQLQPARGGFFGGILAGCPRDLALLGPAASQPCALPVPAGRHRRGPGWPRGLPPHGSGPAAARKGRCRGFPASKRQGTSAGYSSDSDSSLDLAASSPATSSDSSEEEEEEEEEEEEEEGDSSCSSEEGSSSESESSSLCSGDSVQSTRYRQAALPRFQPPREPLGEERPAESPTSKALRPDPELLFLSQHLWARTLRASTLESLSAAAGPGAQPGLYERHEASPASSASSSSSSSPPPSPSSSSTPGGGPPQKERGFGDAGGKDLHKDASNKSSSLERPSGASPGPAPSPEPAPELRASPAALGEPRPEHFDRLIRQSKLWCYAKGFNVDGKGLRHGRGSPEPWRGAELRFQPRGGTESPAALRGRQDGNAKRRRLARVSERQRGPSKARPPKTPRRNSRKGNAPCKASPPRNSFSLMGNFPCTPSLVVGEDGDLCPASSLGGKNSWALSKTHPLWRWHLGGSAIPVPPSLKFRGCASLEDP, from the coding sequence ATGTTCCTGACCTGCGAGGGGACCTTGGGGATCGTTCCGGCCACCATGGACTACAACGTGCAAGCCCGGCCGGGCCATTTCCACGCTGGCTACCAACAGATCGAAGGCATCAACTTGGGCTACTTACAGATCAACGGCACCCAGATGTTCGCGCTGGCCCAGGTGCTCAGCGACCTGTTCAAGGACATCCCCAGGACCACCATCAGCAAGAAGATGGAAACCTTAAAGATCAAGAGCCGCCGCTGTGACCTGGCCGAGCTGCGGACCCTCAAGGCCATCAACTCGGTGCCCACGCGCGCCGTTAAGTGCTCGCTCATCTCCAAGGCGGACCTGGAGGCTCTCTGCACCTCCTGCAAGAGCCTCcgctggaggaagaggaggaggaagagcaggagaagggagcagctgctgctgccgggCCCCGGGGAGTTCTTCCCCTGCCCGCGGCCCCCGCCCTGCCGAGCCGGCGGCTGCTGCGGTGCCCCCGGCCGGGCCGTGCCGCCCCCCGGCccgcagcagctccagcccgcTCGGGGGGGCTTCTTTGGGGGGATCCTGGCCGGCTGCCCCCGGGACCTGGCGCTGCTGGGCCCCGCGGCCTCTCAGCCCTGCGCGCTCCCGGTGCCCGCGGGCCGGCACCGGCGGGGCCCGGGCTGGCCCCGGGGGCTGCCCCCGCACGGATCGGGGCCCGCGGCCGCCAGGAAGGGCCGGTGCCGCGGCTTCCCCGCCTCCAAGCGCCAGGGAACGTCCGCCGGCTACTCCAGCGACTCGGACTCCAGCCTGGACCTCGCCGCGTCCAGCCCCGCCACCTCCAGCGACTcctcggaggaggaggaggaggaggaagaggaggaggaggaggaggaaggggacaGCTCGTGCAGCAGCGAGGAGGGCAGCTCCTCGGAGTCGGAGAGCAGCTCGCTGTGCAGCGGGGACTCGGTGCAGAGCACGCGGTACCGGCAGGCGGCCCTGCCCCGCTTCCAGCCCCCCCGGGAGCCGCTCGGGGAGGAGCGGCCGGCTGAGTCCCCCACGAGCAAAGCGCTGCGCCCCGACCCCGAACTCCTCTTCCTCTCGCAGCACCTCTGGGCCCGCACCCTGCGAGCGTCAACTTTGGAAAGTTTGAGCGCGGCCGCAGGGCCGGGGGCTCAGCCGGGGCTGTACGAGAGGCACGAGGCCTCCCCTGCCTCctccgcctcttcctcctcctcctcttcgcCTCCTCCCTccccgagcagcagcagcacccccgGGGGGGGCCCGCCACAAAAGGAGCGCGGCTTTGGGGACGCCGGAGGGAAGGATTTGCACAAAGATGCCTCGAACAAAAGCTCCTCGTTAGAGCGGCCCAGTGGAGCCTCCCCGGGGCCGGCGCCTTCTCCCGAACCGGCCCCGGAGCTGCGGGCGAGCCCCGCTGCCCTCGGCGAGCCCCGGCCGGAGCATTTCGACCGCTTGATCCGCCAGTCCAAGCTGTGGTGCTACGCCAAGGGATTCAACGTGGACGGGAAAGGTTTGCGGCACGGCCGGGGCAGCCCGGAGCCCtggaggggagcagagctgcgCTTCCAGCCCCGCGGAGGAACCGAGAGCCCCGCGGCGCTGAGGGGCCGCCAGGACGGCAACGCCAAACGGCGGCGCCTGGCCAGGGTCAGCGAGAGGCAGCGCGGCCCCTCCAAAGCCAGGCCGCCAAAAACTCCCCGGAGGAATTCCAGGAAGGGAAACGCTCCCTGCAAAGCCAGCCCGCCTCGGAATTCCTTCAGCCTGATGGGCAACTTCCCCTGCACGCCCTCGCTGGTGGTGGGCGAGGACGGGGACTTGTGCCCGGCCTCGTCGCTGGGTGGCAAAAACTCCTGGGCGCTGTCCAAGACGCACCCGCTGTGGCGGTGGCACCTGGGGGGCAGCGCCATCCCCGTACCCCCCAGCCTCAAATTCCGCGGCTGCGCCAGCCTGGAGGATCCCTGA
- the MLLT6 gene encoding protein AF-17 isoform X1: MKEMVGGCCVCSDERGWAENPLVYCDGHGCNVAVHQACYGIVQVPTGPWFCRKCESQERAARVRCELCPHKDGALKRTDNGGWAHVVCALYIPEVQFANVLTMEPIVLQYVPHDRFNKTCYICEEQGRESKAASGACMACNRHGCRQAFHVTCAQMAGLLCEEEVLEVDNVKYCGYCKYHFNKMKTSRHSGTSSFLPGRRSRSASPAQEKHLSHHERPKKSRKDKERPKQKHKKRPDSPNSLPPAPVAMAVEKGSSSHHEATKESSEAARAEAKGRKSSSHGSSHKGKKMGSGKSSAGFGSAPAGGTFQTAGSSCSLPGSQDFAPFPKLEQEDEKFRKATSSSSSSHCSPLSEGPKADVFEQKVIFSGFGSIMRFSTSAVGQPRARDASPVDYKASSTLGGPAGGTGGTAGAAGSGHKRMPSLGSEEGEVLKEKKHKGSKKNKHGPGRPKAGKGKEVLGAQLAGSTSTSSSPFSGGSLVSSSIGNSSRSFSHPGSLPSLSMESPLLGSGIYTSNKDPIPLGAALRAVCSTPLPSGLLPHQGGAALPQLSRSPFASSIPASSSAGSTTQVFSLAGSTFSLPSSHIFGSPLTSGLSLNPLLSQPESSRAEPDLEDCGFGCRGTSPQESLSSMSPISSLPTLFDQTVSCSSSGQLDNVPQATPNIEQLLEKQGNGEAGVNIVEMLKALHSLQKENQRLQEQIMTLTAKKERLQLLNVQLSVPFPVVTSSNGPGSQSQYILPANVCGGDSLSISKSPPCKNSFGIENSLSTSSEDPHSGCPSRSSSSLSFHSTPPPLPMLQPSPASLPLPGAQQVNGLARAAGGGLAGASGGSHGLSAVPMVDGLLGSLAGAQQMPLNGILGSLNGAQPAPPPSAAPALQLSTSLSSVASLSPLTEQQRHVLQQHEQQLQQLQQLLTSQPLNPEQQALVFQMMQQIQQKRELQRLQMSGSSQLSLLAATSAPLHPSPSALLTSAAPSGSSLLASLSPQQLNPGGALLAPQATPPLGSGPAMAPNPFLSLQPDGSAPKGTPLGDKGAPLAQDKG; the protein is encoded by the exons ATGAAGGAGATGGTGGGAGGCTGCTGTGTGTGTTCCGACGAGCGCGGCTGGGCGGAGAACCCGCTCGTCTACTGCGACGGCCACGGCTGCAATGTGGCCGTGCACCAAG CTTGTTATGGAATTGTCCAGGTTCCCACCGGCCCCTGGTTCTGCCGGAAATGTGAATCCCAGGAAAGAGCCGCCCGAGTG AGGTGCGAGCTGTGTCCCCACAAGGATGGAGCCCTGAAGCGCACGGACAATGGGG GCTGGGCCCACGTGGTGTGTGCCCTATACATCCCCGAGGTGCAGTTTGCCAACGTGCTCACCATGGAGCCCATCGTGCTCCAGTACGTCCCCCACGACCGCTTCAACAAG aCCTGCTACATCTGCGAGGAGCAAGGGCGGGAGAGCAAGGCGGCCTCGGGGGCCTGCATGGCCTGCAACCGTCACGGCTGCCGCCAGGCCTTCCATGTCACCTG TGCACAGATGGCCGGGCTCCTGTGCGAGGAGGAGGTGCTGGAGGTCGACAATGTCAAATACTGCGGCTACTGCAAATACCACTTCAACAAAATG AAGACCTCGCGCCATTCTGGGACCAGCTCCTTTCTCCCGGGCAGGAGGAGCCgctcagcatccccagcccagGAAAAGCACCTGTCCCACCACGAGCGGCCAAAAAAG agccGCAAGGACAAGGAGAGGCCGAAGCAGAAGCACAAAAAGCGGCCGGATTCCCCCAACAGCCTCCCCCCAGCACCTGTGGCCATGGCTGTTGAGAAG ggctcCAGCAGCCACCACGAGGCCACCAAGGAGAGCTCAGAGGCGGCCAGGGCAGAGGCCAAGGGCAGGAAATCCTCGAGCCACGGCAGCAGCCACAAGGGCAAGAAGATGGGAAGTGGGAAAAGCTCCGCAGGCTTTGGATCTGCCCCAGCTGGAGGAACCTTCCAGACGGCCG gctcctcctgcagcctgcccGGCTCCCAGGACTTCGCGCCCTTCCccaagctggagcaggaggatgaGAAGTTCCGCAAGgccaccagctccagctcctcctcgcATTGCTCGCCACTCtctgagggccccaaggccgaCGTCTTCGAGCAGAAGGTCATCTTCTCCGGCTTCGGCTCTATCATGCGCTTCTCCACCTCAGCCGTGGGCCAGCCCCGAGCCCGCGACGCCTCACCCGTGGACTACAAAGCCTCCAGCACCCTTGGTGGCCCCGCGGGTGGCACGGGTGGCACGGCTGGCGCCGCTGGGAGCGGCCACAAGCGGATGCCGTCGCTGGGCTCCGAGGAGGGAGAGGTGCTCAAGGAGAAGAAGCACAAGGGCAGCAAGAAGAACAAGCATGGCCCTGGCAGGCCCAAGGCGGGCAAAGGCAAAGAGGTTTTGGGGGCCCAGCTGGCTGGGTccacctccacctcctcctctcccttctccGGGGGATCCCTCGTCAGCTCTAGCATTGGGAATTCTTCCCGGAGCTTCAGCCACCCCGGGAGtctgcccagcctcagcatggagtcgccactgctgggctcag GGATCTACACAAGCAACAAGGACCCGATCCCGCTGGGCGCGGCGCTGCGGGCGGTGTGCAGCACGCCGCTGCCCTCGGGGCTGCTCCCGCACCAGGGCGGCGccgccctgccccagctcagccgGTCGCCCTTCGCCAGCTCCATCCCCGCCTCCTCCTCCGCCGGATCCACCACACAG GTGTTTTCCCTGGCGGGTTCCACCTTCAGCCTTCCTTCCTCGCACATTTTTGGGAGCCCGCTGACGTCCGGGCTGTCCCTGAACCCCCTCCTCAGCCAGCCGGAGAGCAGCCGGGCAG AGCCCGACCTGGAGGACTGCGGCTTCGGCTGCCGAGGGACGTCCCCGCAGGAGAGCCTGTCCTCCAT GTCCCCCATCAGCAGCCTGCCGACCCTCTTCGACCAGACCGTGTCGtgcagcagcagcgggcagcTGGACAATGTCCCGCAGGCCACCCCCAACATCGAGCAACTCCTGGAGAAGCAGGGCAACGGCGAGGCCGGGGTGAACA TTGTGGAGATGCTGAAGGCACTGCACTCGCTGCAGAAGGAGAACCAGCGGCTGCAGGAGCAGATCATGACGCTGACAGCCAAGAAGGAGCGGCTGCAGCTGCTCAATGTCCAGCTGTCTGTCCCCTTCCCCGTAGTCACCAGCAGCAACGGCCCGGGCAGCCAGTCCCAGTACATCCTGCCCGCCAATG tCTGCGGCGGTGACTCCCTGAGCATCAGCAAGAGCCCCCCGTGCAAGAATAGCTTCGGCATCGAGAACTCGCTCTCCACGTCCTCCGAG GACCCTCACTCgggctgtcccagcaggagcagctcctccctgtcCTTCCACAGCACCCCCCCGCCCCTGCccatgctgcagcccagccccgccTCGCTGCCGCTGCCCGGGGCGCAGCAGGTGAACGGCCTGGccagggcggcgggcggggggctGGCCGGAGCCTCGGGGGGCAGCCACGGCCTCTCGGCGGTGCCCATGGTGGACGGCCTGCTGGGCAGTCTGGCCGGAGCCCAGCAGATGCCGCTCAACGGGATCCTGGGGAGCCTGAACGGAGCGCAGCCCGCCCCGCCTccgagcgcggccccggccctGCAGCTCTCCACCAGCCTGAGCAG CGTGGCGAGCCTGAGCCCCCTGACGGAGCAGCAGCGGCACGTCCTGCAGCAGCacgagcagcagctgcagcagctgcagcagctcctgactTCCCAGCCGCTTAACCCG GAGCAGCAGGCGCTCGTGTTCCAGATGATGCAGCAGATCCAGCAGAAGCGGGAGCTGCAGCGGCTGCAGATGTCGGGCtcgtcccagctgtccctgctggctgccacctCGGCCCCGCTGCACCCCAGCCCCAGCGCGCTGCTGACCTCGGCCGCGCCCAGCGGGAGCTCCCTGCTGGCCTCGCTGTCCCCGCAGCAGCTGAACCCCGGCGGGGCCCTGCTGGCCCCCCAGGCCACCCCCCCGCTGGGCTCGGGGCCGGCCATGGCCCCCAACCCCTTCCT
- the MLLT6 gene encoding protein AF-17 isoform X2 → MKEMVGGCCVCSDERGWAENPLVYCDGHGCNVAVHQACYGIVQVPTGPWFCRKCESQERAARVRCELCPHKDGALKRTDNGGWAHVVCALYIPEVQFANVLTMEPIVLQYVPHDRFNKTCYICEEQGRESKAASGACMACNRHGCRQAFHVTCAQMAGLLCEEEVLEVDNVKYCGYCKYHFNKMTSRHSGTSSFLPGRRSRSASPAQEKHLSHHERPKKSRKDKERPKQKHKKRPDSPNSLPPAPVAMAVEKGSSSHHEATKESSEAARAEAKGRKSSSHGSSHKGKKMGSGKSSAGFGSAPAGGTFQTAGSSCSLPGSQDFAPFPKLEQEDEKFRKATSSSSSSHCSPLSEGPKADVFEQKVIFSGFGSIMRFSTSAVGQPRARDASPVDYKASSTLGGPAGGTGGTAGAAGSGHKRMPSLGSEEGEVLKEKKHKGSKKNKHGPGRPKAGKGKEVLGAQLAGSTSTSSSPFSGGSLVSSSIGNSSRSFSHPGSLPSLSMESPLLGSGIYTSNKDPIPLGAALRAVCSTPLPSGLLPHQGGAALPQLSRSPFASSIPASSSAGSTTQVFSLAGSTFSLPSSHIFGSPLTSGLSLNPLLSQPESSRAEPDLEDCGFGCRGTSPQESLSSMSPISSLPTLFDQTVSCSSSGQLDNVPQATPNIEQLLEKQGNGEAGVNIVEMLKALHSLQKENQRLQEQIMTLTAKKERLQLLNVQLSVPFPVVTSSNGPGSQSQYILPANVCGGDSLSISKSPPCKNSFGIENSLSTSSEDPHSGCPSRSSSSLSFHSTPPPLPMLQPSPASLPLPGAQQVNGLARAAGGGLAGASGGSHGLSAVPMVDGLLGSLAGAQQMPLNGILGSLNGAQPAPPPSAAPALQLSTSLSSVASLSPLTEQQRHVLQQHEQQLQQLQQLLTSQPLNPEQQALVFQMMQQIQQKRELQRLQMSGSSQLSLLAATSAPLHPSPSALLTSAAPSGSSLLASLSPQQLNPGGALLAPQATPPLGSGPAMAPNPFLSLQPDGSAPKGTPLGDKGAPLAQDKG, encoded by the exons ATGAAGGAGATGGTGGGAGGCTGCTGTGTGTGTTCCGACGAGCGCGGCTGGGCGGAGAACCCGCTCGTCTACTGCGACGGCCACGGCTGCAATGTGGCCGTGCACCAAG CTTGTTATGGAATTGTCCAGGTTCCCACCGGCCCCTGGTTCTGCCGGAAATGTGAATCCCAGGAAAGAGCCGCCCGAGTG AGGTGCGAGCTGTGTCCCCACAAGGATGGAGCCCTGAAGCGCACGGACAATGGGG GCTGGGCCCACGTGGTGTGTGCCCTATACATCCCCGAGGTGCAGTTTGCCAACGTGCTCACCATGGAGCCCATCGTGCTCCAGTACGTCCCCCACGACCGCTTCAACAAG aCCTGCTACATCTGCGAGGAGCAAGGGCGGGAGAGCAAGGCGGCCTCGGGGGCCTGCATGGCCTGCAACCGTCACGGCTGCCGCCAGGCCTTCCATGTCACCTG TGCACAGATGGCCGGGCTCCTGTGCGAGGAGGAGGTGCTGGAGGTCGACAATGTCAAATACTGCGGCTACTGCAAATACCACTTCAACAAAATG ACCTCGCGCCATTCTGGGACCAGCTCCTTTCTCCCGGGCAGGAGGAGCCgctcagcatccccagcccagGAAAAGCACCTGTCCCACCACGAGCGGCCAAAAAAG agccGCAAGGACAAGGAGAGGCCGAAGCAGAAGCACAAAAAGCGGCCGGATTCCCCCAACAGCCTCCCCCCAGCACCTGTGGCCATGGCTGTTGAGAAG ggctcCAGCAGCCACCACGAGGCCACCAAGGAGAGCTCAGAGGCGGCCAGGGCAGAGGCCAAGGGCAGGAAATCCTCGAGCCACGGCAGCAGCCACAAGGGCAAGAAGATGGGAAGTGGGAAAAGCTCCGCAGGCTTTGGATCTGCCCCAGCTGGAGGAACCTTCCAGACGGCCG gctcctcctgcagcctgcccGGCTCCCAGGACTTCGCGCCCTTCCccaagctggagcaggaggatgaGAAGTTCCGCAAGgccaccagctccagctcctcctcgcATTGCTCGCCACTCtctgagggccccaaggccgaCGTCTTCGAGCAGAAGGTCATCTTCTCCGGCTTCGGCTCTATCATGCGCTTCTCCACCTCAGCCGTGGGCCAGCCCCGAGCCCGCGACGCCTCACCCGTGGACTACAAAGCCTCCAGCACCCTTGGTGGCCCCGCGGGTGGCACGGGTGGCACGGCTGGCGCCGCTGGGAGCGGCCACAAGCGGATGCCGTCGCTGGGCTCCGAGGAGGGAGAGGTGCTCAAGGAGAAGAAGCACAAGGGCAGCAAGAAGAACAAGCATGGCCCTGGCAGGCCCAAGGCGGGCAAAGGCAAAGAGGTTTTGGGGGCCCAGCTGGCTGGGTccacctccacctcctcctctcccttctccGGGGGATCCCTCGTCAGCTCTAGCATTGGGAATTCTTCCCGGAGCTTCAGCCACCCCGGGAGtctgcccagcctcagcatggagtcgccactgctgggctcag GGATCTACACAAGCAACAAGGACCCGATCCCGCTGGGCGCGGCGCTGCGGGCGGTGTGCAGCACGCCGCTGCCCTCGGGGCTGCTCCCGCACCAGGGCGGCGccgccctgccccagctcagccgGTCGCCCTTCGCCAGCTCCATCCCCGCCTCCTCCTCCGCCGGATCCACCACACAG GTGTTTTCCCTGGCGGGTTCCACCTTCAGCCTTCCTTCCTCGCACATTTTTGGGAGCCCGCTGACGTCCGGGCTGTCCCTGAACCCCCTCCTCAGCCAGCCGGAGAGCAGCCGGGCAG AGCCCGACCTGGAGGACTGCGGCTTCGGCTGCCGAGGGACGTCCCCGCAGGAGAGCCTGTCCTCCAT GTCCCCCATCAGCAGCCTGCCGACCCTCTTCGACCAGACCGTGTCGtgcagcagcagcgggcagcTGGACAATGTCCCGCAGGCCACCCCCAACATCGAGCAACTCCTGGAGAAGCAGGGCAACGGCGAGGCCGGGGTGAACA TTGTGGAGATGCTGAAGGCACTGCACTCGCTGCAGAAGGAGAACCAGCGGCTGCAGGAGCAGATCATGACGCTGACAGCCAAGAAGGAGCGGCTGCAGCTGCTCAATGTCCAGCTGTCTGTCCCCTTCCCCGTAGTCACCAGCAGCAACGGCCCGGGCAGCCAGTCCCAGTACATCCTGCCCGCCAATG tCTGCGGCGGTGACTCCCTGAGCATCAGCAAGAGCCCCCCGTGCAAGAATAGCTTCGGCATCGAGAACTCGCTCTCCACGTCCTCCGAG GACCCTCACTCgggctgtcccagcaggagcagctcctccctgtcCTTCCACAGCACCCCCCCGCCCCTGCccatgctgcagcccagccccgccTCGCTGCCGCTGCCCGGGGCGCAGCAGGTGAACGGCCTGGccagggcggcgggcggggggctGGCCGGAGCCTCGGGGGGCAGCCACGGCCTCTCGGCGGTGCCCATGGTGGACGGCCTGCTGGGCAGTCTGGCCGGAGCCCAGCAGATGCCGCTCAACGGGATCCTGGGGAGCCTGAACGGAGCGCAGCCCGCCCCGCCTccgagcgcggccccggccctGCAGCTCTCCACCAGCCTGAGCAG CGTGGCGAGCCTGAGCCCCCTGACGGAGCAGCAGCGGCACGTCCTGCAGCAGCacgagcagcagctgcagcagctgcagcagctcctgactTCCCAGCCGCTTAACCCG GAGCAGCAGGCGCTCGTGTTCCAGATGATGCAGCAGATCCAGCAGAAGCGGGAGCTGCAGCGGCTGCAGATGTCGGGCtcgtcccagctgtccctgctggctgccacctCGGCCCCGCTGCACCCCAGCCCCAGCGCGCTGCTGACCTCGGCCGCGCCCAGCGGGAGCTCCCTGCTGGCCTCGCTGTCCCCGCAGCAGCTGAACCCCGGCGGGGCCCTGCTGGCCCCCCAGGCCACCCCCCCGCTGGGCTCGGGGCCGGCCATGGCCCCCAACCCCTTCCT